A part of Tachysurus vachellii isolate PV-2020 chromosome 4, HZAU_Pvac_v1, whole genome shotgun sequence genomic DNA contains:
- the kalrnb gene encoding kalirin RhoGEF kinase b isoform X4 → MRSWRSCSCGECFRWIIKKVCCCEGTENYPAGTSEVKSESVTSLQPQASVSSLPSSSPGPKRTGTTGNTLKKWLTSPVRRLSHGKGDNANAKKPNNKQRKRDGRKSVDLGAQQEDSAEERGRRGTNSGGEDEAEDEPHTPLPPPMEIIKDPSAQEEKSPEPGSFTPLAASDQTPRDPETEKKNKALRGRMFVVNEMVQTEKDYVKDLGIVVEGFMKRVAEKGVPEDMAGKDKIVFGNIHQIFDWHKEFFLGELEKCLQDHDKLAELFIKHERRLHMYVIYCQNKPRSEFIVAEYDTFFEEVQQEINTRMSISDYLIKPIQRITKYQLLLKDFLKYSSKAGLDCEEIEKAVDLMFLVPKRCNDMMNLGRLQGYEGKLTAQGKLLQQDTFFVTEQDSGVLSRSKERRVFLFEQIVIFSELLRKGSSTPGYQFKKSIKVSFLSMEQHVESDPCKFVLACRGSSERLTLQAANIDIKQEWVRSIRELLDMQTNFLTALQNPQEYQKKESGSSHSLSRQASGSSRSSSSHPSTPLKPNSSNSSPAHKPSKQEEEDLDEAECNGLSSVTVTQDYNAVKEDEICVVVGERVQILATNQQNMCLVYRPANSQSPAAEGWVPGQVLSSIR, encoded by the exons atGCGAAGTTGGAGGTCATGTTCATGTGGAGAGTGTTTCAGGTGGATTATAAAAAAGGTGTGCTGTTGTGAGGGGACAG AAAATTACCCAGCGGGCACATCAGAGGTAAAGTCGGAGTCGGTGACATCACTGCAGCCTCAGGCATCTGTAAGCTCTTTGCCGAGCAGCTCGCCCGGACCTAAGCGCACAGGAACGACTGGGAACACGCTAAAAAAGTGGCTCACTAGCCCCGTGCGACGCCTCAGTCACGGCAAGGGAGACAACGCCAACGCCAAGAAACCCAACAACAAACAGCGCAAACGAGACGGGCGTAAGAGCGTGGACTTGGGAGCTCAGCAGGAGGACAGCGCTGAGGAG agaggTAGACGAGGAACAAACAGTGGAGGAGAGGACGAAGCAGAAGACGAGCCACACACACCGCTGCCTCCCCCAATGGAGATCATTAAAGATCCCTCAGCTCAGGAGGAGAAG AGTCCAGAACCTGGATCATTTACTCCGTTGGCAGCGTCTGATCAAACACCTCGAGACccagagacagagaagaagaacaaagcCTTGAGAGGACGCAT GTTTGTTGTGAATGAAATGGTGCAGACGGAGAAGGACTATGTGAAGGACCTGGGTATAGTAGTGGAG GGTTTTATGAAAAGGGTTGCAGAAAAAGGAGTTCCCGAGGACATGGCGGGGAAAGATAAGATCGTTTTCGGAAACATCCATCAAATCTTCGACTGGCACAAAGA GTTTTTTCTGGGAGAACTGGAAAAATGCCTGCAAGATCATGACAAACTGGCTGAGCTTTTCATCAAACAT GAGAGGCGACTGCACATGTATGTGATTTACTGTCAGAACAAACCGCGCTCCGAGTTCATCGTGGCCGAATATGACACTTTCTTTGAG GAAGTCCAGCAGGAGATCAACACCAGGATGTCCATCAGCGATTACCTGATCAAACCCATACAACGTATCACCAAATATCAGCTGCTGCTCAAG gaCTTTTTGAAATACAGCTCGAAAGCAGGCTTGGACTGTGAGGAAATAGAG AAAGCAGTTGACTTGATGTTCCTGGTCCCCAAACGCTGCAATGATATGATGAACTTGGGAAGGTTACAGGGCTATGAG GGAAAACTGACAGCTCAAGGGAAGCTGCTGCAGCAGGACACGTTCTTCGTGACGGAGCAAGACTCGGGAGTTCTCTCTCGCAGTAAAGAGCGGCGAGTCTTCCTCTTCGAGCAGATCGTCATCTTTAGCGAGCTTCTACGCAAAGGATCCTCGACGCCTGGATACCAGTTTAAGAAGAGCATCAAG GTGAGCTTCCTGAGCATGGAACAGCATGTGGAGAGCGACCCGTGTAAGTTCGTGCTTGCGTGCCGCGGCTCGTCCGAGAGGCTGACCCTACAGGCTGCTAATATAGACATTAAGCAGGAGTGGGTGCGAAGCATACGGGAACTTCTGGACATGCAGACCAACTTCCTAACAG CACTCCAGAACCCACAAGAGTACCAGAAGAAGGAATCTGGATCTTCTCACTCTCTGAGCCGCCAGGCATCCGGCAGCAGTCGCTCCTCATCCTCGCATCCATCCACTCCACTCAAACCCAATTCCTCCAACAGCAGCCCTGCCCACAAGCCGAGcaagcaggaggaggag GACTTGGATGAGGCGGAGTGTAACGGCTTGTCGTCGGTGACGGTGACGCAGGACTACAACGCGGTGAAGGAGGACGAGATCTGCGTGGTGGTGGGTGAGAGGGTGCAAATCCTGGCCACCAATCAGCAGAACATGTGTCTGGTGTATCGACCTGCCAACAGCCAATCGCCTGCAGCCGAGGGCTGGGTGCCGGGACAAGTGCTGTCCTCCATCCGGtaa
- the kalrnb gene encoding kalirin RhoGEF kinase b isoform X3, whose amino-acid sequence MRDTDSVMPKWRSFTQPKGVKSLSGGCEHTVVLQDFVACSACELSVHSGQTVEVLERSSDRPGWCLVRTTERSPPQEGLVPSSTLSVSHSRSSVDMDCFLPSGKENYPAGTSEVKSESVTSLQPQASVSSLPSSSPGPKRTGTTGNTLKKWLTSPVRRLSHGKGDNANAKKPNNKQRKRDGRKSVDLGAQQEDSAEERGRRGTNSGGEDEAEDEPHTPLPPPMEIIKDPSAQEEKSPEPGSFTPLAASDQTPRDPETEKKNKALRGRMFVVNEMVQTEKDYVKDLGIVVEGFMKRVAEKGVPEDMAGKDKIVFGNIHQIFDWHKEFFLGELEKCLQDHDKLAELFIKHERRLHMYVIYCQNKPRSEFIVAEYDTFFEEVQQEINTRMSISDYLIKPIQRITKYQLLLKDFLKYSSKAGLDCEEIEKAVDLMFLVPKRCNDMMNLGRLQGYEGKLTAQGKLLQQDTFFVTEQDSGVLSRSKERRVFLFEQIVIFSELLRKGSSTPGYQFKKSIKVSFLSMEQHVESDPCKFVLACRGSSERLTLQAANIDIKQEWVRSIRELLDMQTNFLTALQNPQEYQKKESGSSHSLSRQASGSSRSSSSHPSTPLKPNSSNSSPAHKPSKQEEEDLDEAECNGLSSVTVTQDYNAVKEDEICVVVGERVQILATNQQNMCLVYRPANSQSPAAEGWVPGQVLSSIR is encoded by the exons ATGAGAGACACTGACAGCGTCATGCCAAAGTGGAGAAGCTTTACACAACCCAAGGGAGTGAAATCT CTCTCGGGTGGCTGTGAACACACGGTGGTGCTGCAGGACTTTGTCGCGTGTTCGGCGTGTGAGCTGAGTGTGCACTCGGGACAGACGGTGGAGGTGTTGGAGCGCTCGAGTGATCGACCTGGCTGGTGTTTGGTGAGAACCACAGAACGTTCTCCCCCTCAGGAGGGACTCGTTCCCAGCAGCACCCTGTCAGTCTCGCACTCACGCAGCAGCGTAGACATGGACTGCTTCCTTCCCTCTGGCAAAG AAAATTACCCAGCGGGCACATCAGAGGTAAAGTCGGAGTCGGTGACATCACTGCAGCCTCAGGCATCTGTAAGCTCTTTGCCGAGCAGCTCGCCCGGACCTAAGCGCACAGGAACGACTGGGAACACGCTAAAAAAGTGGCTCACTAGCCCCGTGCGACGCCTCAGTCACGGCAAGGGAGACAACGCCAACGCCAAGAAACCCAACAACAAACAGCGCAAACGAGACGGGCGTAAGAGCGTGGACTTGGGAGCTCAGCAGGAGGACAGCGCTGAGGAG agaggTAGACGAGGAACAAACAGTGGAGGAGAGGACGAAGCAGAAGACGAGCCACACACACCGCTGCCTCCCCCAATGGAGATCATTAAAGATCCCTCAGCTCAGGAGGAGAAG AGTCCAGAACCTGGATCATTTACTCCGTTGGCAGCGTCTGATCAAACACCTCGAGACccagagacagagaagaagaacaaagcCTTGAGAGGACGCAT GTTTGTTGTGAATGAAATGGTGCAGACGGAGAAGGACTATGTGAAGGACCTGGGTATAGTAGTGGAG GGTTTTATGAAAAGGGTTGCAGAAAAAGGAGTTCCCGAGGACATGGCGGGGAAAGATAAGATCGTTTTCGGAAACATCCATCAAATCTTCGACTGGCACAAAGA GTTTTTTCTGGGAGAACTGGAAAAATGCCTGCAAGATCATGACAAACTGGCTGAGCTTTTCATCAAACAT GAGAGGCGACTGCACATGTATGTGATTTACTGTCAGAACAAACCGCGCTCCGAGTTCATCGTGGCCGAATATGACACTTTCTTTGAG GAAGTCCAGCAGGAGATCAACACCAGGATGTCCATCAGCGATTACCTGATCAAACCCATACAACGTATCACCAAATATCAGCTGCTGCTCAAG gaCTTTTTGAAATACAGCTCGAAAGCAGGCTTGGACTGTGAGGAAATAGAG AAAGCAGTTGACTTGATGTTCCTGGTCCCCAAACGCTGCAATGATATGATGAACTTGGGAAGGTTACAGGGCTATGAG GGAAAACTGACAGCTCAAGGGAAGCTGCTGCAGCAGGACACGTTCTTCGTGACGGAGCAAGACTCGGGAGTTCTCTCTCGCAGTAAAGAGCGGCGAGTCTTCCTCTTCGAGCAGATCGTCATCTTTAGCGAGCTTCTACGCAAAGGATCCTCGACGCCTGGATACCAGTTTAAGAAGAGCATCAAG GTGAGCTTCCTGAGCATGGAACAGCATGTGGAGAGCGACCCGTGTAAGTTCGTGCTTGCGTGCCGCGGCTCGTCCGAGAGGCTGACCCTACAGGCTGCTAATATAGACATTAAGCAGGAGTGGGTGCGAAGCATACGGGAACTTCTGGACATGCAGACCAACTTCCTAACAG CACTCCAGAACCCACAAGAGTACCAGAAGAAGGAATCTGGATCTTCTCACTCTCTGAGCCGCCAGGCATCCGGCAGCAGTCGCTCCTCATCCTCGCATCCATCCACTCCACTCAAACCCAATTCCTCCAACAGCAGCCCTGCCCACAAGCCGAGcaagcaggaggaggag GACTTGGATGAGGCGGAGTGTAACGGCTTGTCGTCGGTGACGGTGACGCAGGACTACAACGCGGTGAAGGAGGACGAGATCTGCGTGGTGGTGGGTGAGAGGGTGCAAATCCTGGCCACCAATCAGCAGAACATGTGTCTGGTGTATCGACCTGCCAACAGCCAATCGCCTGCAGCCGAGGGCTGGGTGCCGGGACAAGTGCTGTCCTCCATCCGGtaa
- the kalrnb gene encoding kalirin RhoGEF kinase b isoform X5 — MFTYFNCQIKGRENYPAGTSEVKSESVTSLQPQASVSSLPSSSPGPKRTGTTGNTLKKWLTSPVRRLSHGKGDNANAKKPNNKQRKRDGRKSVDLGAQQEDSAEERGRRGTNSGGEDEAEDEPHTPLPPPMEIIKDPSAQEEKSPEPGSFTPLAASDQTPRDPETEKKNKALRGRMFVVNEMVQTEKDYVKDLGIVVEGFMKRVAEKGVPEDMAGKDKIVFGNIHQIFDWHKEFFLGELEKCLQDHDKLAELFIKHERRLHMYVIYCQNKPRSEFIVAEYDTFFEEVQQEINTRMSISDYLIKPIQRITKYQLLLKDFLKYSSKAGLDCEEIEKAVDLMFLVPKRCNDMMNLGRLQGYEGKLTAQGKLLQQDTFFVTEQDSGVLSRSKERRVFLFEQIVIFSELLRKGSSTPGYQFKKSIKVSFLSMEQHVESDPCKFVLACRGSSERLTLQAANIDIKQEWVRSIRELLDMQTNFLTALQNPQEYQKKESGSSHSLSRQASGSSRSSSSHPSTPLKPNSSNSSPAHKPSKQEEEDLDEAECNGLSSVTVTQDYNAVKEDEICVVVGERVQILATNQQNMCLVYRPANSQSPAAEGWVPGQVLSSIR; from the exons ATGTTTACTTATTTTAACTGTCAAATAAAAGGCAGAG AAAATTACCCAGCGGGCACATCAGAGGTAAAGTCGGAGTCGGTGACATCACTGCAGCCTCAGGCATCTGTAAGCTCTTTGCCGAGCAGCTCGCCCGGACCTAAGCGCACAGGAACGACTGGGAACACGCTAAAAAAGTGGCTCACTAGCCCCGTGCGACGCCTCAGTCACGGCAAGGGAGACAACGCCAACGCCAAGAAACCCAACAACAAACAGCGCAAACGAGACGGGCGTAAGAGCGTGGACTTGGGAGCTCAGCAGGAGGACAGCGCTGAGGAG agaggTAGACGAGGAACAAACAGTGGAGGAGAGGACGAAGCAGAAGACGAGCCACACACACCGCTGCCTCCCCCAATGGAGATCATTAAAGATCCCTCAGCTCAGGAGGAGAAG AGTCCAGAACCTGGATCATTTACTCCGTTGGCAGCGTCTGATCAAACACCTCGAGACccagagacagagaagaagaacaaagcCTTGAGAGGACGCAT GTTTGTTGTGAATGAAATGGTGCAGACGGAGAAGGACTATGTGAAGGACCTGGGTATAGTAGTGGAG GGTTTTATGAAAAGGGTTGCAGAAAAAGGAGTTCCCGAGGACATGGCGGGGAAAGATAAGATCGTTTTCGGAAACATCCATCAAATCTTCGACTGGCACAAAGA GTTTTTTCTGGGAGAACTGGAAAAATGCCTGCAAGATCATGACAAACTGGCTGAGCTTTTCATCAAACAT GAGAGGCGACTGCACATGTATGTGATTTACTGTCAGAACAAACCGCGCTCCGAGTTCATCGTGGCCGAATATGACACTTTCTTTGAG GAAGTCCAGCAGGAGATCAACACCAGGATGTCCATCAGCGATTACCTGATCAAACCCATACAACGTATCACCAAATATCAGCTGCTGCTCAAG gaCTTTTTGAAATACAGCTCGAAAGCAGGCTTGGACTGTGAGGAAATAGAG AAAGCAGTTGACTTGATGTTCCTGGTCCCCAAACGCTGCAATGATATGATGAACTTGGGAAGGTTACAGGGCTATGAG GGAAAACTGACAGCTCAAGGGAAGCTGCTGCAGCAGGACACGTTCTTCGTGACGGAGCAAGACTCGGGAGTTCTCTCTCGCAGTAAAGAGCGGCGAGTCTTCCTCTTCGAGCAGATCGTCATCTTTAGCGAGCTTCTACGCAAAGGATCCTCGACGCCTGGATACCAGTTTAAGAAGAGCATCAAG GTGAGCTTCCTGAGCATGGAACAGCATGTGGAGAGCGACCCGTGTAAGTTCGTGCTTGCGTGCCGCGGCTCGTCCGAGAGGCTGACCCTACAGGCTGCTAATATAGACATTAAGCAGGAGTGGGTGCGAAGCATACGGGAACTTCTGGACATGCAGACCAACTTCCTAACAG CACTCCAGAACCCACAAGAGTACCAGAAGAAGGAATCTGGATCTTCTCACTCTCTGAGCCGCCAGGCATCCGGCAGCAGTCGCTCCTCATCCTCGCATCCATCCACTCCACTCAAACCCAATTCCTCCAACAGCAGCCCTGCCCACAAGCCGAGcaagcaggaggaggag GACTTGGATGAGGCGGAGTGTAACGGCTTGTCGTCGGTGACGGTGACGCAGGACTACAACGCGGTGAAGGAGGACGAGATCTGCGTGGTGGTGGGTGAGAGGGTGCAAATCCTGGCCACCAATCAGCAGAACATGTGTCTGGTGTATCGACCTGCCAACAGCCAATCGCCTGCAGCCGAGGGCTGGGTGCCGGGACAAGTGCTGTCCTCCATCCGGtaa